One Aquarana catesbeiana isolate 2022-GZ linkage group LG06, ASM4218655v1, whole genome shotgun sequence genomic region harbors:
- the DCUN1D3 gene encoding DCN1-like protein 3: MRGTQTRQIWLDSFSGWYVDVYRTLAETVSGTRQTALKLDTLNMGQCVTKCKNPSSTLGSKNGERDSNKSHKRSSGHKEEHTSAGGKASGDILVNGTKKAQDATVESCPPQAPSGDGKKKEPGLGAEVSSLQRIEELFRRYKDEREDAILEEGMERFCNDLSVDPTEFRVLVLAWKFQAATMCKFTRKEFFEGCKAINADSIEGICNRFSSLLNEAKQEDKFKDLYRFTFQFGLDSEEGQRSLHREIAIALWKLVFTQNKPLILDHWLDFLIENPSGIKGISRDTWNMFLNFTQVIGPDLSNYSEDEAWPSLFDTFVEWELERRKKEEETKCLRSSDTEHLSIDEQT, encoded by the exons gttagaCAGCTTCTCAGGATGGTATGTTGACGTGTATCGCACATTGGCCGAGACAGTGTCTGGTACAAGACAGACTGCTCTAAAACTGGACACACTCAACATGGGCCAGTGTGTCACCAAGTGTAAAAATCCATCATCCACACTAGGCAGTAAAAACGGTGAAAGGGACTCTAACAAGTCACATAAGAGAAGCTCAGGACACAAGGAAGAACACACATCTGCTGGTGGTAAGGCCTCAGGGGATATCTTGGTCAATGGAACAAAGAAAGCACAGGATGCCACAGTAGAGTCATGTCCTCCCCAGGCACCAAGTGGTGATGGAAAGAAGAAAGAACCAGGGTTGGGAGCAGAAGTGTCATCCTTGCAAAGGATTGAAGAATTATTTAGGAGATACAAGGATGAGCGGGAAGATGCCATCTTAGAAGAAGGCATGGAACGGTTTTGTAATGATTTGAGTGTGGACCCGACGGAGTTTAGAGTGTTAGTTCTGGCTTGGAAATTCCAGGCTGCAACCATGTGCAAGTTTACTAG GAAAGAGTTTTTTGAAGGATGCAAGGCAATAAACGCAGACAGCATTGAAGGGATATGCAACAGGTTTTCCAGTCTCTTAAATGAAGCCAAGCAAGAAGATAAATTTAAGGATCTTTATCGCTTCACTTTTCAATTTGGCCTGGACTCAGAAGAAGGGCAGCGGTCACTTCACCGGGAAATAGCCATTGCCCTCTGGAAGTTAGTATTCACCCAGAACAAACCCCTCATTTTGGACCATTGGTTAGACTTCCTAATTGAGAACCCCTCAGGAATCAAGGGAATCTCCCGAGACACATGGAACATGTTCCTAAACTTTACTCAGGTGATTGGACCCGACCTTAGCAACTACAGTGAGGATGAGGCCTGGCCTAGCCTCTTTGACACCTTTGTGGAATGGGAACtagaaagaaggaaaaaggaagaggaaaccAAATGTTTAAGATCTTCAGACACAGAACATCTGAGTATAGATGAACAGACTTAG